The Cannabis sativa cultivar Pink pepper isolate KNU-18-1 chromosome 8, ASM2916894v1, whole genome shotgun sequence genomic interval aaataaacaaatcatCATACACATATCAAACCAGAAATATAAAACACACAGTTGAAACTAAATGGCTTGGAAATACAATAACCCACGAGAATTATACTTTCAGATCCTAAGTTCAATGTGAACTTAGTCCTAGTCAAGTTTGAAAGCATTACCACCCTTCTTTATTGATTGAGAATAAGAGATATCAATCTAACCCAAACCAACATAATCACAACAAGTCTGAGAGAGAGAGGAGCTACAAGGAAATAATCACAACAAGTCTTTCATGGTGTAATCTCTCAAAACTTATTAACTCACTAACTCAAACCAACATAATCGTCAATGTTGCTCAATACAATTTGTCAATCCCAACtttctctatatatatttatatataagtcaACAGACATAAAATACTTCCTTTTGACAGTTAAATTAGTTTGACGACTAATTGATTTAAGTGAATCTTGGTTTGGGTTTTAagaaataattccagaaaatacttaaatactatattaaatatatataaatttgacaTATAAGTTCCCaaaaattatgaatttttttgtttaacaATGGGCAAGGATCCATTAACAAGACCAAGTTTGCGTTTTGCTCAAAGTGTCATTCTGATTGCTTAATTCTATAATCTATAATAATCTCATGATTAGCAATTGTGTCTTGTTTGATTCAAGTGAATGATTATGGAGATGATAATGATGGGAAAGTAGAGTTGCTATTATTATCTGACAATGATGAAGAACAAGAGAAAAACCCTTGCTTTGATAACATGTGGATAAAagataatagaaaaattattgctCTGATAACATGTGGATAAAAGATATAACGTGaaaatatatcattttattatcagaagatatgtatatataatggttgtaataagtatataaaattaaaatatacagataaaaaaaaaaacaaaaagagctAATTATTACCCGTGTATACATTATTTTGACTAGAAAATAGTACAATAAAGATTTGTTGATTAAAAGCAACAAATCCAAGACTTTAGGAAAGAGAGCGGACTCCTTTAAcaaattgtaaaaattaacaTCTTAATACTGGTTTGGTTCATACTAAAAGTAAAAGTATCTTATCTTTTCTTTTCAGGATTGAGCTATATTTGGTCACAAGTACTTATACAAGCTGAAATATAAGAGGAAAGTGTTGCTTTTTCCCATTTTATCTAATTTAACCAATACCAATGTCTTTGTTATTATCATGCCCTAGTTAGAAATTAAGATTGTCGTTTCACTATAAAAATTATCCAAGtgctaaacaataaaatataaggAGTCTAAACAAAAGTATGAAAATATAGGCTGTTTCCAAAGCAAATGTCATGATAATGTTGGCATGCAATGACAATTGAACTTGATAGTGTTAGTATgtacacaaaaataaataaaaatatgtacaAGAACCATTTTCAGTGAGGATTAATGCATCTCTCATTTTTGAGGTGTATTATAAATCCAGTGTCCAATCAATATGTTACGACTCATCTGGCTTAGGCTCCAGTACTACAGGGATTTTCTCCTTGTGGTCACCACGCAACACCTCCACAGATATCTGAGAACCAACAAACATGCCTAAATAAGTTTAACGAGGACTGATGAGGGTAAGATTTGGAGTTTTAGTAGTCAATTTAATCATTTAAAGTTACCCCTTTTGCCATTACAAAAGttgacaataaataaataaacagaaGAGAAAGTTTGGGAAAGAAGTATACATAGAGTACAATGCGTTTATTAACTCAGACCACACAACACCATTCACCTCTAGTCTACAGCATGGTTAAAGATGAATTATGCTACCGGCAAAATTTACTTGTGTAACAAAAACTGCCACACCCACATCCAACTTACCAACATGCAGTATTAAAAAGCAGCTTTTTAAATCTaaacaacttctaagcataagAGGGTAGGCCTGGCTCATTTTCCAGACCAACCAAAGACGCAAGTATATTCTACTATATGCTATTGGTATCAGCAAATATTATATAAGAATTAAGAATAAACTGTTGTTGTTTTATCATCCGTGGTATTCATGATATGCTTTGACAGTATGACTTGCTCAACCAACTAGTTAATGACTTAAAACATCTTAAAATGCACAAGACATTTATGCACTCAAAACACTTTTGGAGTCAGAATTGAAATTGTCTAAAGATTTTTCCAACTTTGTTCTGAAACTATCATTAGAAGAAGATAATGTAAATTAATATAAGTCAGCACAAATGAAACTTTACCTTGTCGCCCACTTTACATTGGTCTAGAACTCTATACAAGTCACTGCCACTAGATACTTTTTGCCCGTTCACAGATGTAATGATGTCACCCAATATGAGTCTTCCATAGGTATCCCTTTTAGTTGGTTTTAGTCCCTGCAGAACACACTTCATCAGCTCCACTGACATCGTCAATTTAATACAACTTTTAACCAAAGGACTCTCAAGAAGAAAATCCAATGTTcccaaaacagaaaaaaaaaaaaaaaaaaaaagatttaccGCTTTGCCAGCAGGACCACTGGCAGGAGCGTCCAGAACAAGCACCCCACTAACCCCCAACTGCTCCACAGATTGATCTGGTGCAAACTTAATCCCCAAAATAGGTCTTGTAACTTTACCAAACCTCACAAGTTGGTCAACTATACCATTTACCTATATTTGTAGAAATAAGCATGAGTTTCTCTGAAGCATAAATCAGTATATCATACGTTTAGAATGTAGAGGCTACTCACAGTGTCAACTGGAATTGAAAACCCGACACCAGAAGATGCACCGGATGGAGAATATATAGCTGTATTAATCCCGATAAGATTTCCAGAACTGTCTAAAAGTGGCCCTCCACTATTACCGGGGTTAATTGCAGCATCAGTCTGTATGACATCTTGAATAGGACGGCCTGTAGCCGCAGAGCTGATTTCTCGACGAAGCCCACTAATAAAAGCATTTTAAGAATCCATCAGCATCATAATTCTTTacaaggaaaaaaataaaacatccACATAGAATACATCTGTAATACGTATTAGGAATAACTTTGCTGTATTCCCTCCATTATTCTCATAAGATTATGTGTTACAATAAATTACTTGCATTTCATTAAAGGACAAATCCGGAGTAATCAATTTAGCTCTTTCACTTTATAAAGAAATTAGTTTTAATAGCAAGTCACCATGATTTATATGAAACCTacatctttttcttcttctacttCAGTGTACGTCTAGAGAGTGTTACATGCCAATCAGCAAATTTCCAATTGACAACCTTAAATCGTAAAATTACCAAAGTGAGCTTCTTTTATCTTTGCACTAAGCTTCTTTCAAATTGTATTTGTCAATGTAGAAACTAAAACGTAGATTGCTCTGAAGTTAATTTGCCAAAAGAAGAAAGCAATGTTTCACTAAAAAGACTTAATAACAAGCCAAATGAGGACAGCCGTAGTgaattagacaaaaaaaaaaaaaacatgaaacaGAGGTCCATGAATCTTTTACCTAATAACACCAGTAGTAAGAGTATGGTCAAGTCCAAACTGCCAAAACACATAACAGAATAAACAAGGGTTGGTTAACTTGGACCATCCatgtaaaataacaaaatcattGGTCGTACTCATGCAGATTGATCCAACAAGTAATGTATTTATTTAAGGAACGTAAGACATAGCCACTTGGGATTAGAAAGTAAAACCATTTACTTACAGGATTGCCAATAGCAAAGACTTTCTGACCGACAAGCAAATCTGCTGACATGCCAACCGGAATAGGTCTCAATTTTTCTCTAGGTGCATCAACGTGTATCACAGCAACATCTTTGTCTTGATCAAATCCAACAACTTTAGCATCGTATGTTGTCTGGTCAGCAAGAGTAACCCTGCAAAAATATCAGTCCTTACTTATGAGACGAGAGAACAAACGAAGAATAGTAGCTCACCAACTCAACCCAACAGGAAATCATTTCAATTTTCAACCATAACAAATTCAAACCCAACTCACTTGAGATCAGAAGCACCTCGGATCACATGGTAGTTGGTCACAATGTGACCATCTTTATCCCAAACAAAGCCCGACCCAGAACCCTGCGGAACCTCCAAAACATCGAGTGTAAACACGTCCTGCCTAAATCGATATCAAACGAAAACCATCTCAGGCACACGAATAATTCAAAGAAAAATAAGCTCTAACCCACaggaaaaaaaaacagtagAGTTGAGCATAGTCGAACCTGGATGCAAGATTGGTAATGTAAACGACAGAAGGTGTGTTCTCCTGAAAAAGACGAACTGTGGCGAGCTCATCGGACTGCAACTTCCTCGGCGTGGTGACCACAAATGCGGAGGCCGGGTCCACATCGGCGATGCAGAGGGAAAAAGACAAAGCTAGGGAGGTACAGAGAACGAGGAAGGAATCGAGAGAAATTGAAAGGGGCTTAATGGAGGAGAGTAGTCTGGAGAGGGAAGAAGGTTCGAAGGAATTAAGTGGAGTGATGTGGTGAGTCTGATTTTGATGGGACTTGTGGCGGAGAAGAGAGACGATAGAGATGGGAGTTCTGCGGAaggaggaagatggtggtgatgatgatgatgaagaagaagatgaagatttAGACAAGTAGAGAGTTGGGGTCCTGTTTGTTGAGCGAGAAAGTGAAGAGAAAGTTGGAGAAGAGTGGAAGACCGTAGAAATGAGTGAATATGCAGCCATCTCTGGTCTTTCCTTTTTTTCCGGACAGATGCTCAAAAGGGAttgaattatataattattcttatatttgCCTCCTTTTTCctcattttcttaaaattatttttatttccaaTGTCAAAAAAAACACTATAATAAAAAGGATGGATATTCATATAAGAGTAATTtacaattcaaataaatatagcAAAATAActttggaaaaataaataaataaagatagaaaaataaattggaataattacataaaatattattttttttaaaaaaaaaatacatttttaagttgaaagatttcttttaagttgaaaatatacatttttaaaagtaatagaaaaataGCATCTAAACAAtattaaaacaataacaaaaaatataacatataaataactaaaaatcaacaataaattaataaaaatataatataaaatgttttaaaagaccctattttttgtaaataaaaccataaaaatagtaaaaaaataaataaaattacgtataatcaattttttgtaatttttgtatatttgtgaaataatcccaatAAAATTTTGGGTTACTAATAAATGTAATATGACCTTCTTTAATATGaaagatttaaatattatactaaacttaacataaaataaacaaatgttatatttgtaataatatttGCTATCGAAACatttaaatacaaataataacaaaaataaaatgttattaattaataattataaataaattaaatatttaaaaaataattcataacATTATTGTAgtgaaaaaatatgtattaaagcttataattaaaaatcaatggtaaaattataattaagaaaTATATAGTTATTGTGTATTAAATTTAGCacaatattatattttgtgtCAAATTTAGCACAAAATTAAGAACAATATTGGAGAGATTTTTTTAAAGAGAAATACTAAAAGGGTATTAGTGGTGTCTAGCACCCTCCTGCGTGTCAATATCGTTATTGATGCAATTAAGTATCGAGccacatataatttaattaaataaattttagagAGTATTGCTAACTGTTACTTCAGAATTTCgttaataataaataagatcTTCTTTATGAAATAAAAAACTAACGTTAATAAAGctttaaatgaataataaataataaaataattgacACAAGATATTTACGTAATTTTTGtagttaaatctacataattcacGAGTCTTTTTTATTTCTAGGTGTTTTGTGTTATAGAGTATAGAATTCAAGAATAAAGGATGAGTTTTCCTCAGGGTCTTCTCTTGATCATCTTGTCGTCCCTTAGTGGTCTTTTCGCCTATTTATAGAATTTCTCATATGGCAGTTATTTTCTTTAGATTTATCTTAATAACTGCTCATGAATCGTAGTCAATTCTCATGTTTCAAATAATTACAACATGTGGGAAAATGTGCATAACTGCCCAGTAACCGTCATTTGGCTTAATCTAATAGACAGATATCATATCGAGAAGCCTTCCTTCGTTGTGTTGCTCGCAATTTACTTTAGCAGTGTATGCTCTAATCTATAACGACACCACGTGTATGCTTTTGAAACGTAGTTTTGTCATAGTAGATtaactttttaataaaatttgtgataataataaaaacttcaCTAAAATAAATCATAGCAATGAACATGATGACATTGCCAAAAATTTATTTCGGGAATCTcctgttataaaagttttacaaaaaaaatgctATATACAACAATAAGTCAAGATACACATCAGGTACAATCCAAAACAACTCCTAACAACTCAATCATACATGTCAGATAAGTCAAAATGTACATTTGTCGGAGAAGATTGTCGTCTTATGGTTGTTCTAGTATCTCTTTgcccttacctgcaccataaagcacccatGAGTCGCGAGACTCGGAAAGAAAAGTAATTAACAGCATAAATCAGATAGATAATCAATCCAAGTTAAAAAAAGAGTAAGGCACGTACTAATTATCATAAGTATAACAACAATTCATAATAAACAAGTAATTGCCTCATGAGACAAACCATAAACATCAATACATAGGATAAACGTTCTAGATGTAATCTAATAAAACATTCTTGATACCTAAATTGGTATTCAAATATTATTGTCGTTGTCAAACCAGACAGCTCGAATACCTAGCCACCAATATCTCTGACATGTCACTATcgttatctaatgagataaccAGCAAGTAGTAAAACCTAACAACAGTTTCAGTTTAGAATCATGACTCTTCTTAGCCGCCATGACCGCTTCTTCACTTTCATAACGGTATTGACCGTCTCTTTAGTTTCATAACAGTAATGACCATCTTTTTGGTTTCATAATGGTAATGAACGTCTCTTTGCTTTCATAACGGTAATGATCGTGCATCTCGTTACTTTCATAACGGTAATGACCGTTTCGTTGCTTGCATGACCAACTAATTCACAAACGATCATGATTGTATCTTGACATGTTATGTGgcacaaaagtatttttcttacCTCGAGTTTTGATTCAGATGTGTTGGTTGACTTGAATGGACAAAGATCAACAATCCTGCACCTTATGTCACAACAACAAAAAGAACGATTAATCACTTGCCCTAACTCATTCTAGGTCCTTAATTCATCACCGTAAGTTTCCTTATCGATCACTAGAGTatcaataccctaaatatcgagAAAACATGAAAAATGGGGGTTCTAAATAATACTGAAAATGGTAAGCTGTTTGGAAAATGGCAAGCCATTTTTGGGGTTTCTTAGCAGGGAAATAGTAGACCGTAATTCCAAACAATCTGCCATTTTCTACAGGAAACGGAAAACCCAGAGTTTCAACTTCTAACTAGTTATAAAAGCTATAGTTTCTATATCTATAATTAACACTCCCACTCACagcactaccatgttcctaagatgtaagtattgggcTGATCCAAATGGTCAACTCtaacgaacaagtcaaagaacacaTGTAATACATTTAAGTCAAAACATAATCATtttaggattaagatctataattaacgctcccactcaactGCATTACCGTGTTTctaagatgtaagtattgggcCGATCCAAATGGTCAACTCtaacgaacaagtcaaagaCACACATGTAATACATTTAAGCCAAAACCTAATCatttcaggattaagatcttttgatctaagatcaactaagtgacattgacttaaaaaaaatactacggtaagtttatgatatcttttccaCTGTCAATATCAGTCTAGTTTGATGTATAGCCAATACATCTGacactagtatactttgctaataTCCTAGAAAAGACATTCCACATATCACTGTGTAATTAAACTTTATCATTGATTATCACGTCAGTGTAAATACAATACACTGATAAATTATAAGACTAAATGGTTTGAAACATATGGTCATGATTATTTTCAACTGTGTAGACAACATTATAATCATGAACGACAATATGTTTAGGATTCAATAGAATTTGTATATTAAAACCAGAATCATAAAAACTACATATAaatctaaataatttctaatcttctattgataagattatattgaaatgagttttatttagggcataaaatcccaataaATTCGTGCTCAGAAGATTCAGAAGAAATCAAAGGCTCACTCGAAGATAAGGATGAGCTAGCTACTCAGAGTGTTGAATGATCCTCAAAGAGAAAATCGAGCACGTCGTTGTTTATCCGAAGAACCTTCCCAAAATTTAGttgagttcatctacaaaataGGAAGGATAGAAAGGTGAAACACCGAATAGCTTGAAAAATGTCTTTCCAAGAAAAACACTCCCAATACTCCGACCAGAGAGGAAACATGAATTTGGCTCAAAAAGTTTCATCTTTTTGGTGAAATTTTTGAGGAAAAgggattttttttagttttgaaaAAGCTAAAAATACCCTAAATTGGGACATAGTGATTAAAAATGCAAAGCATGCAAAGAATTCAAACGGAATCAACTTTTAACAGATGACATTGACTAATTTATGATCAATCAAcataataaatcaaaaattCAGACGAACGAGAACGATGAACATTCATTCCAAAAAAGATTCCAACAGAGCACGTATATAGAAATTTGTAAAAAAATCAtgtaaaagagagaaaagagactTGCTCATTTTTTGGGTTGGCATTAGGAAGAAGAAAACTTCAAAAATTTGGTACATGCAACGAATGATCCAAGAAAAATCTTCAAGAACTTGTAGAACGTTTCTCTCTTTTACTCTAGAAATTTAAAAGTGCCAATTTTGAAAAGAAGACATTTTGGAGTATTTATAGTAGTATGAGAAGAGTATTTGAGGAAATAAATTAGAAATGATTATTTTTCCCAAAAAAGTCCAAAAGCCTCATCATTTCTCCCAATGCACGATTTTCAGAGTAAAATTCATTATGGCATGAGATTTGAAAGGACATGAGGAGGATTTGCTTTAGGTAGGTATGATACTCTGTACGGCGGACCACATGGGAGCCTCCACATCTTGATTAGTTGTGCAACGACTAAAGCTGAGAAGTCCCCGTACATCCCGACGTTCCTACACAGACTTAGAGGTAAAAGTTATCCCGAAAATTCTCCAAGTGATGTGAAATTAGGGAGAGTGACACGTGGCATTCATTTATATAGTTAGTCGGAGTATAACGACCTAAAAGTTGAACGAATTAAATGGAAGATAAAGAAGTACAACGTACTATGTTAGAATTGTTGAATCAGTTAGAGAAAATCCAAATCATCCTATCATAGTTGTTAATCGATGAATAGTCTCATTCGGCCAAAGACGTTCGACCAGCTTGAATCAGGAAGATACGTCATTGTAATCTCATAAGGTGACATCTTGAACAGATCGACCGACTAGTGATATGGCGAAGATGAGCTCTTGATTCCTCTTAATGCCCAATCCCTAAAGAATAGGTCAATTTGGATGCCTAGAACTAGAAGAGTGGGATTGAGAGAGTTAAGGAGAGTTGAGGAAACTGTTGAATTAACTCAATCaatctttaattatttattctgtAATTAAATGTAATTATCTCACACCTTCATCCCTATAAATAGTGGGTtattttcactattcagggtCTGAATTTTAATTTCCTAAGAGAGTCATTGCTCTACTAAAATTACTTGTAATCCTTACATGAGAGATGTCAAAAAGCTCACTTGACCTTGTTCTTGTGATCTTGATTTCTCAAATAAATACTAATAAAAGGAGAGTAGATCATTAGTCATTACCAAATCTGGGACCAAAGCTCTATAAATCTCAGTGTCATTGTCATTTATTGTtcttcaatattattattattattataattattcaaaaactTAAATTGTCACTTTATTAACTCTGTGTCGTTGACCAAAAATAAGGTCAACAATATAtttatttggattttttttaattttgtttaattagaaaaaaataattaaattagggtaaaaattaaaattcaaggTTTGGGAGTGACAATCCCATGAATTTGAGGGGGTGACATACTTGCGCCCAGGTGGCCTCCGATCGTCACCTGGTGCACAATCGAGCTTTAGATCACCAAGAGCGTCAATCACATTTTTCTCCAAAATATCATAAGCAAGTCATAAAATTAGCTTGATGA includes:
- the LOC115700477 gene encoding protease Do-like 1, chloroplastic → MAAYSLISTVFHSSPTFSSLSRSTNRTPTLYLSKSSSSSSSSSSPPSSSFRRTPISIVSLLRHKSHQNQTHHITPLNSFEPSSLSRLLSSIKPLSISLDSFLVLCTSLALSFSLCIADVDPASAFVVTTPRKLQSDELATVRLFQENTPSVVYITNLASRQDVFTLDVLEVPQGSGSGFVWDKDGHIVTNYHVIRGASDLKVTLADQTTYDAKVVGFDQDKDVAVIHVDAPREKLRPIPVGMSADLLVGQKVFAIGNPFGLDHTLTTGVISGLRREISSAATGRPIQDVIQTDAAINPGNSGGPLLDSSGNLIGINTAIYSPSGASSGVGFSIPVDTVNGIVDQLVRFGKVTRPILGIKFAPDQSVEQLGVSGVLVLDAPASGPAGKAGLKPTKRDTYGRLILGDIITSVNGQKVSSGSDLYRVLDQCKVGDKISVEVLRGDHKEKIPVVLEPKPDES